TGGGACAGCCACATCTTGGTGAGCGCACTGTGTGCATCGAACTCCTTAGACAGCTTGAGCTGTGCTCTTTCCTCATCTTGCTGATTCTTTAGTTGTTGGAAGGTTTTCTTGTTCTATTCCTTCAGCAGAGCAGCAATTTATTCTTTCTGCTCAACCGTGCCAGAGAGCCATGTATCGACGACTCCCTAGCCTCTCCAGGGTGTTGGTCACGGGAAAAACACTAGCACCCCATACAGTCATAATAGCTGACTTGGTGCAGGTTTCCAGGATTATGCCTCTAGCCCTAAAAATATGAATGTTATAAGATAAGAATGACCTCAATCATTCAACATGTGTTAACTTTGGTTATTATATACCTTTCATCAATCTGTGCCCATCCTTTGGTCATCACCTCCTTGAAGTTTTCAAAGAACCTAGTCTTCTTGAGATGTCTTCTAGGACCCACACACCGGTCTTCCCCTTCACAAATGACAGTGGTCGCTTGTGCACCTAACAAAATCAAAACCTCCAATTCAATCAATAGAATCAAATGTCAAAGGAATAGGAGCTAGGAGTTATTCAAATTAGATGTTGCTGTTGTTGATGGTGATAAGAGTAGCAGGCCATCACTATTATGCATCTACACATGGATACACACATGATATTTCACTGGAAAATGTAACATGCTTGCATCATTCGATGATCATTAAAACATAACTAGATGCTACTGCACACAAGTTTTCAGCCCATGTGAATCAGTTCATTATCAGTCAATAAATTTAAGTCCTACCCAAGCCATAAACATAACTACATACTACACGCATTGCATAGAACATATCACCAAATCATAAATTCTAAGCTAGGGGAAGAAATCAAAGCTCCTATCCAATCAACGATCAACAAAATCGAAACCTCCCGATAGGTTGCATATGTGCATAGTCTCGGTCTATTTTCTATTGCATAGCATTTGATTAACACACAACAATCCAATGCTGCCAAATTAGTTTAATATCAGTTCATTTATTTGAAAGCATAAATCCAGTACTTATCTACCTAGGATATTTATCTAGAGTAGTTGGTGGCTGTTGTGTCAGCACCTTATCTTTATAGCATCTACTTTAGCATCTCTACAATATGCTGCAATCTTTTCTTAAGGATCAAGCAAGCTACCTCATATGTATTCCCAACCTGTCATACTTGTGGCAAGGCTAATGAAATAGAAAAACTACTCTAGATAAACATGGCTCTGATTATTGATTAATTGACTGATATGTATTTTATTTTGCACACATTAGATTCTTCAGAGACTCCAACTCCAGTTGACACTGATAGTAACCGGAATTCAACACCTTCCACTCAAGAGGCAGCCACAGAAGTTAAGACAAGAAGGAAATCTGATCCAACATGGAGATATTGTACACAGTTCACTGAAGGAGGAAAAAAAAGATCAAATGCATGTTCTGTAATGATGTATTTGCAGGAGGAGGGATCCATCGTTTCAAGGAGCATTTAGCCAAATACCTAGGTAATGTGGCAGCATGTAAAAAGGTTAATCCTGAGGTTGAGCATGCAATGTTTCAAAACATTGAAGATTGGaatgagaagaaaaagaaggcaCAGAAGGACTATGAGGAAGGGAATGCATATGGgccagaacctggagaacaagATGATGTTGAAGTCTCTGTTGCTAATGCACCTGCAGTCCCATCCCAGCATGTTGCTGCTGCACCTGCAGCaaacaaaggaaaaaaaagaccTGCCACTACTCCTAATATTAGTAAGTACTTCAGAACAAGAACTTGCCCAGGAGATCAGCCAACAATTAAGAGTGTACTTCAAGGAGAAGCAGTCAAGGAGAAGACAGATTTGTGCATGACAAGATGGTTTCTTGATGCATCTATTCCATTTAATGCAAGTAACTCCATTTTTTACCAGCCGATGATTGATGTTGTGTGTGCATATGGTTCTGGATACAAGGGGCCAAACTTTAATCGGCTGTGTGGTTCATTGCTTGCAAAATGTGTTGCGGAAACTAGGAATTTTGTTGATGGTTTCTGCAGCACTTGGAGGGAAACTGGTTGCACTATTATGGCTGATGGGTGGACTGATAGGAAGAGAAGGACACTCATCAACTTCTTGGTCTACTGTCCTAAAGGTACTGTTTTTCTCAAGTCAGTTGATGCCACTAAAAGCTCCAAAACTGCAGATTTCTTGTTTAGATTATTCAAAGATGTAGTAAATTTTGTTGGGcctgaacatgtggttcatTTTGTTACTGATAATGCCTCAAACATGGTTGCTGCTGGTAGAAGGTTAGAAGATGAGTTCTCATCCATTTATTGGTCCCCTTGTGCTGCTCATTGTTTGAATTTGATCCTATCTGACTTTGGTAAGGAGGATATAGTAAAGACTACAGTAGCTCATGCATCAGGCATTACAAAATATATCTATAACCATTACTTCCCATTATATCTAATGAGGAAGTTCACTAAGGGTCATGAGATTCTTCGCCCAGCCCAAACTCGTTTTGCTACTAATTTTATTGCTTTGCAAAGCATATATAAGCACAAGGCTGAACTGCATGCAATGGTTATCTCCAATGAGTGGACAACCTGTGCATATTATAAGGACCCACAAGCTAAAAAGTTCACTAAAGCCGTGCTAGATCAAAAGTTCTGGAAAAATTGTGCTATTGTATGCCAATTATCACAACCACTAGTTAGGGTGCTAAGAATAGTGGACAGCGATGAGAGACCTGCAATGGGCTATCTATTTGCAGGATTCCATGCTGCAAGAGATGAAATTATGAAGAGATTTCAGCGAAAGAAAGAGTTAGTAAGGCCTTTCTTGGAATACATAGATGCACGGTGGGATAAGCACTTTGATAAGAATCTCCATGCTTCTGGCTTTTGGTTCAATCCTAATAGCCAGTACAATAGTGAACTAAGAGAGAAGTATAAGTTTACTACTTCTGGAGTTCTTGATGTCATAGAGAGATATGCTGGCAAAGATGTTGCCCTTAGAAGTTAGAAGTGTTTTGACAAAAGAAATGAAGCTTTTTAGAAATGGAGAAGGTGATTTTGGGCGTTCAACTGCTGTAAATGATCGCTCGGGGATGCTTGCCGGTAACTTCACTACTTCTAGATTTCTATTTTTTTACTTTTCTAGTTCATTTTAGGATCACTAACTTCTGTTTTGTCACGTAGATGAGTGGTGGCAAATTTATGGCCGTAGCGCACCAAATTTACAAAAGCTTGCCCTACGTGTATTGAGCCAAACTTGTAGTGCTTCTGGATGTGAGAGGAGCTGGAGCTACTTTGAGCATGTGCACTCCAAAAAAAGAAATAGATTAGAGCATCAGAGGCTAAATGATATTTTTTATGTTCATTGTAACTTGAGACTGCGTCAAAGGTAACCCTTCTCTAGATCCTAACATTAATTTTTGTCATGTAAGGTTGGAACTTGCACACCTAACATGTTTATCTATTCATTGTCATTTGAACATTAGGTCCAAATTCTGTAACCGAAACTATGACCTAATAAGTTTGGATGAAATTGGAAAGGGAAATGAAGCTTGGATCTTAGAAGACAATCCACCTCGCCTTAACTCGGAAGAGCTTAACGCCTTTCGCAGTGAACTGTCTGCACTAAGTATCCAATGCAGTGATGGTAATGTCTCTTGTTACTTGTGAAATCAGTTGAACACACATACAAGTTTTTGTGTATTTAATATCATATCTATATTGATAAAAAATTTCAGAACTGGTGCTAGACTTGGATGTTGTTGAAGCTGATGCCATGGATTCATCTGATGAGATTCTGGACAATCAGAACCAGGAAAGGGAGGAAGATCCATTTGATTATGATGGTATTGCACTTGATGTTGGTGGTCCTTGTGATCCTGCACCTGAAGAAGAATGGGATCCTGTGAATTTTTATCGAGTACTATCTATCACGTGTTGTCAGTTGTCACATGAATTTATTTGGAACTTTTAGCATTTTAGTATGTTAGTTGTTAGCGTGCATTTGATATTTTGTATTGAAGAACCAGTGAGGTTGTGTATGCAACTATGCACTATGCAGTACGAACTATGTATGAAGCTGAAACTTATGTTATCGATATCACACACTTTATCTTTATGTTTTCAGTTAAGAACATGTCattctatatatatgtatgaatcTTATAACTATGCAATTAAATTTGTATTATTTATCATCTATTGATTATTAATTAtagcatacatatatataccggTTCAAACTTTCTGTGACCGGTTCAATTTGTCCGGTCCAAAACAATTGAACCGGCGGTTCAACCGGGTTTAAATGGTTGGACCAGTAAACCAGTGAACCGATGACCTCGCCGGTTCGATCTTCGGTCCGGTCCTAATAACTTTGCCTCTCAGACTCACGGTCTTACTCTGTAGGTCTccgagaaaaataaaataaaatgatttcttctctccaTCGCGAGCCTCTCTTCTTCCCATCGCCCTCCTCTACCTCTCTCCCATCCAGATCTGCGTCAATGTCACGAGTGGATCCGTGCCGTTGGACATGGCAGCTGCATCAACGACGGCACGGTTAGGCCTTGGTACATCGAGCGTCTGCAACACCCCCAGTCCGCTTGTGCTGCACTGCGGCCGCCGCGAGGTGCACGATGCATTCGTGGTGGTAGGGGCAGTGGCGGAGCTAGGATTTGAAACTTGGGTATTCCCATTTCCACAGAGTCGAATCTATAAGCTTAAAATATAGCTAATTGCACTACAAGTCAGCAACTTTGAACCAAAATTTGCTTTCTAGAATATAGATTTCTAATTGAAATGCCAGTTTTTATATGTTTTGAGCTCAAAAGTGCGAAAATACTATATATTATAGCATcatacatttatatatataagtatatatacatatctACATAAAAGTATACCAAAATAGTTGGGTATTCCTGGAAATACAGGAGAATACCCCTAGATCCGCCTATGTAGGGGCCGCTAGGGATGAGGGCGCGGCCACTTGGGTGTTTGACGTCCACaaggtcatcttcttcttccgcCTCCTCATGGCTGCAAACGCCAAGCGCAAAGATTTCACCTTTGATTTTGCCGGAGACGAGGATGACAATCAGTTCCTGCCGCTTGAGATCCATGACCACGTGACCTCCTGCTCACCGACATCCTACCTCCACCGGCAATCAGTTCCTACCACGTGACCTCATGCTGCAAGATGCTCGACAAGACTTGCACCAGCAAGCCACGACGCACAAACCCTAGACATTGCTAGTAGGCCTCGGTAGCTTCGACGCTGATGCCGACCATCAGTACGGCAGGAATGCGCTCCTTGAAGGTGACAAATCCATCTAATTATGATGCCTCTGGTCGCAATCCCATCTAATGAGTAATGAGCTTAGGGTCTTATTTTTTGCTTTATCAATTGCATAAATGCAAGCAGGGAATTCAGCGGCATTTATTCTGCTCTATATAGTTTGGATGATTCCCCATATAAGAACTTGATGTTGACTATTCCAGCGGCATTTATTCTGCTCTATATAGTTTGGATGATTCCCCATATAAGAACTTGATGTTGACTGTTTCTATTTTGCAACACAGATATTCTTCTTTCTTAATCGCAAAAAAAGTGCATCACCGCAATTACAAGCTGGTTTCAAAATTTGTTGGTAAGCCTGCAGCTACTTTTTTTTGGCATAGTCCATGAAAAATTGTGCTACCATTCCTGCTTTGATAGGGAAGGTTCATTGTGAAGATATAATTATTCTATTTCTATTTCACCAGGTCCTGCACAGTTGGAAATGGTATTGAGAGAGCAGATTGTAGGAGGCCAGCTTCATGCCCACAGGCCATGGGAAAAAGATagttatttttcttcatatttgAAGGCATGCATTTTTCTAATTGAAAGGTTGCCACAAATTTGTTATTCTTTCTTCAGTTGCTTAACAGACATAGTGAATTTGTACTTTAGTTGCTTAAAATCTGCCTGAATTTAACCTATCTGCTTCGGACTTGCTAACTTAATGGATTTCAGATTAGAGGTACTTTGGGCAAAATCTGGTATGCGAGTAGTCCCTGTCATTAAATGGCCAAGGAACCTTTATCAAGGTTGGTCATCTGGTTTATGTTCTGCAATCACTCTCTTCTCAAGCTTCAGTCAATCAGACATATTAATTGTTTACATAAATTTAAAACTATCTTGTGATCTGAAAATATTTCATGACATCTTGTCTTTCAATATGCGTTGCTTTCCTTTTTCTATGctaaatatattatattttttagACTGGTTAAACATGTATCATCTTTTTTTCAGACTGATTAAACATCAAACTGAAACTGTTGCATGCATTTTCGCACAGAGACAGGAAAAGGTACAGCTGGAGTCTGGAGATGAAGGCAATAGGCATTCCCAATCTAGGGATCGTGAGTGACATGCGTATAGTCTTTAAGTCATGATTctgtttctttttattttccaatTTAGCTTGATTCGTTTTGTGGATTAAGTTAATGGTACTATGTGCATCCATTGATTCAGTGACTAAAATAAGATGGGCATCAACAGTTAGATTCTGTGAGATCTAAATTCTTTTGGCAAGGTGCAAATGACAAATTTAAGTAATCACATGATGAAATGGAAGAATATGACCCTAGCAAAGGATTATGGGGGACTCGGGGTGATTGATATTAGGGTTATGAATGAAGCTCTTTTAGGCAAATGGGTTGGAGGCTTTTAAAAGCTAGAGAAGATCATTGTTTcattttgttcaaaaacaagtaTTTCAAGAACAAATCCTTTACCCAAGCTGATGGTAGATATGGCTTGAAATTTTAATTTGGAAGGGGATCTTCAAATCTAGAGAATATGTGAAATGGGGGTTGACTGCAAAGGTCTGTAGTGGAACTAATGTGCTCTTCTGGGAAGAGGTTTGGGTGTTAGTTGTTCCACTAAGGTTAGAGTTTCCTACTCTGTTTAATCTCTATAAAAAAAACAAGGTCTGGTAAGTGATTTTTGGGCAGGGGATGGATGGAGGATTGAATGGAAAAGACTTATGGATCTGTTAGACAAGGCTGCTATCTCGGAGGGGGATGAttccttctccaagatctcggaAAAATCTGGAGATTTGGAAAATGAAGATCACATCTTTTTTGGTTGTATCATGGCTAGATTAGTCTTGCTTCCAGGAGGccctgggggggggggggcagagTCCCATACAATTTACAATATTTCTTTGATGAATGGTTGCCTCTGAACTGTAACAAGTATCATGTCAAGTTTTTTTGTTTTGCTATGGTTTTATGGTCTATATAGAATGCCAGAAATAAAATGGGGACAGAGAAGAGGTTTCCGAGATCATAGAACGAAGTCTTTCATAAAACTTTTTCATTTTTTACAGAAATGGAAAGTGCTGCTGAGAAGAGGGGATGTAAAGTACCTAGAAGACATGATTACTATCATGAAGCAGTGGCTGGAGATGTTCTGGAGCGAACCAACAAAATGGAAATTGAAGGCGTGCTTTACTGAAGCATATATATCTTTAGCTTGTGTGTCATTTTAGGCGTTTCTTGATGGTTTGCTGTAGCTTCAGAGTCTCTCAAAATGGAAGTTTGTTGAAGACCTGTTTCACTGTTTCACTTTTTTTAGGTTTCACTTCATAAATTGGGATCGCCCGTCTTTACTTTCAGTTTCTCCTATTTTCTTTTTCCTGTTCTTTTGCTTTAACCAATTGTTACCACTCTGAGCTTTCTATAAATGTTGGATCTTTCCTCAGTCAAAAAAAAGATGGCCATTATGCAGAGATGGATTTATAAAATTGTAAGCTCTTTTGTTAGATATATAATGATACATCTTGTATAATTTTTCTTTGTTTTCTTGATCCAACATTTGGTTGTCACGTGCTTGTATTCAGCATTCAACTAACTGAATCAATCAAGCACGGAACAAACTTTCTTTGATTTATGTGGATTATGCATGTACATCTACTCTATTTCTCAATATATTAGGTATTGAGTTCTTTTGATAATTATATTAGCCACCTGTTTCAAATGAGCATTgagttgttgaggtggaaccgaCTGCACGTTGCAGTTCAGGTCAGGACAAGCAAAACGGAGGCTTCACGAGATGATGATGGCTAGAGGGGTATTATAGTGTTTATTACAAATCAATTTAGTCAAAATAATGAGGTTAGTATATATATTTTCAGTTTATATGTGGTTGTATGGTAATTAGTGGAATTACAGTGTAATCATTCATGAGGAAAAATATTAAAATGTAATTAGCGAGTACTGGGTTGCGAGATCTTTCAGTGGTTCTAATTTGCACGTCTGAAATttcccgtagcgttagcacgggcacgcTACTAGTACTAATAGAAATCACCTCCATCAACAATAAACAACGGCCATGGTCCACCATGGGGTGCAAAGCAAAGCCGCGCGTGCCTTTCTGGTCAAAACTAATTAGTTCCACCTAAACTCAAGGTGTGTTTCATATAGTTCCACTTCTGGATTCTTTGATACAATGAATTCTAGTGTGGACTGTCATCATATGTTTAGAATCTAGAGCGATTCTACAACCTGTTCGCTTgaccttatcagccgaatctactAGCCATTCGGCAGTGTtagtactttctgtcatggcttatcagccaaacgaggaGGAATGGAATATCCCATCATTATTTCTGTCCAAACCAAAACACATGCTTAGAGACAAGCTCAAAAGAAAACGCAACAAAATGAGCTAGTTGAGGAGCAAGAAACTGCAGATTTATTTATTGCACAGCAGAAACTACGAAGAGCTCCGCGATACTGAGACAGTAGAGAAGCAAAACTGAAATACGAACATCTTCTAAGAGAGTTTGCATACAAATGATGTATGATCAGGGATTACTTGTGGTGGCTACTGCCAGCATTGACATTCTTCGTCATTCACCAGGGAACAAGAGTAAAATGCGCCAACACATTTATGCAATCTATCAAAAAAATTACGCACAGTATCTCATTGATTCTCGTATACATTTCTACAAGGGAAGAGTCAAATCAAAACCATCAACTCAGCGTCACTAAAAATGGTTTTTGATGTTTGTAGTGCAGTATGACCTTACAAGCGTGATCACAGTTTGATGACTGATGTAAATCAGAGGTCATACAAGCTTCATGACTTTGCTCTTCCTGATAGTCCAGATTCGACTTTCTTGATCTCAAATATCAGCATTCTCCACATCTTGAGGACAAACATCTCGGCCTCAACATCCAAAATCGACTGTAGGAGGTCTAGCATCTTTTCTGCGTGAACGTGGTCTTTGGTGCAGGAAACAATATAGTCCACTAAAGTTGATTCCTCCTCGCCAAGAAACTCAATAATCTTTTTTGAAATCCAGGGCCTCATTCTCTCGTGCAACTCATGCTGCaccaagaaaaaaaatcataatcATAATGTCAAATAGAATCAGAAGTGATACATGTGCGACAAGATAAATTGGATAATAACATACAAGGGGCAAGAAACAAAAATATGTGTTTCAACTTCCATGGTAACTTAACAGCTAATACTTAATCAATTGGTCATGAATCATGGGCAGAATGAAGACAACTGGATCGTGACCACATGTTTTAGGGTGGTTGACAAATCTATGCAAACCAGAAACTCATCGAAACAGCACCGGCTGTTATTTGATTAATTACCCCAACACTAAGTCATATTAAAAATATACACAAAAAAATGCATGTGCTAAGTAGTGAAAAAAAAAGCTTGAGAACAGATGAAAGAAAACTACACTATTCAGCTTCCAAGTTAACAATAATGCAAGTTAATGAATTTGATTTCACCTTGTCATATATCGTCCAGTTTATATCATAGGCAAAAAGCTCTTCCTTCGTCCTTGGGATCATATCAATTAATTGCTTTGCATCCAGAATCTTCTTGTTCTCTGACTTGGGCTTATCCTTCTCGCGATCATGAAGCTTTTCTCTTCGCTCATCACTAGGACGACCTTCACTGGATCTCCTATTCCTATCCTTCTCGGCGTCAGCCTTCTCTTCCTTTGAGTTAGAAACTGAGATGCGCTTGGCAAACTCGGCAGCTGCTGCGACATTTGCCCCAGAAGAAGAATTAGCTTGTACAGCTTGTAACTCTTCATTGGAGTAATCAATAGGTACTAGAGGTCTTATGCTTTTATCAACATTATTTTCGTCATCCTCTTCAGCAAAAACTGATGGAACAGATGTCCTTTTGCCCAAGCCTATCAAACCAAAACCCAGTTTCTTTGCTGGGGCGTTATTGTTTTGCTTGGTATCTGCGATTTGACCAGGTGCCATGCTTGTTTCCTCACCATTATTTTCCTTACCAAGTCCACCTGGCCaatgagaaaaagaaaaggatgaaATGAAACTGGAACATGGAAATGTGATAACACTCAGAAAAGACACTCACACTTACCAGCACCAACAACATTAGCAAAGCTCAGGATGTTATCAGCCTCCACAACAGCTGGCTTGTTTTGTGCATCTGTTTCCTTTTCATCGTCACCATCAACCTCCATAAGTGTAGCAGACTCTTCAGCAGCTGCAACCGCCGCTGCAGCTGCTTCATCTGCTTGCCGTTGCAACTCTACAGCCCTCCTCCTTGCTTCTGCAATTTCCTCTTCCTCCCTTATTTTATCTGCTAAATCTTCCTCCTTTTCACGTTGCCTCCTCCTTTTCCTATCTTCAAGTGAGCTACTACTCCTTCGCTTCCTTTTCCTATTAtcctcttcatcactatcatctTCTTGCTTCAGGATCTCCCTTCTGCGGTTATGTTCCCGGTCTCTTTCTTTCTCCTTTTCACTATATCTCTGatattctttctctctctccctaGATTCCCACTCCTTAAGGCGATCCCTGTATAGCCTATCAGCTTCTCTATGCTTATGATCCTTCTCTCTATCCCTCCGTACTCTTTCACGTTCCCGTTCACGATCATGCCTTTCAAGATCTCTGTCCCGTTTATCATGCTCTCTGTCCTTCCTCCTATCAGGAGAGGCAGTTTCAGATCTTTCAGTTTCATTAACTGCCCTTTTATCAGTGTCAGCGTCATTCTTATCATCAGAATCTACAATtgcaataaaatatatattaaagaAAAATGCTATTATTGGACAAAATGAAGTAACCATAATTAGGAGAACCCAGTACCATTTTTTGCCTTATCTACGCCAGAGCTATCAGCAGATGGTTGAactggtggaggtggaggtgggggTGGCGGTCTAGTCTTTAACCACTCCTCAATCATATTGCTTATTTTTTCTGCGATGTCTTTATCAGCTTGAGAGTCTTCATCAGTAACAATCCCAAATTTCTTAGTGCTCTCTTCATTGTCCTTATCTCCAGCATCTCCTGTCTCCTTATCTGATTCATCAGGAACAGGTTTTGATGATTCATTTTCAGCAACAGCTGTAGTTCCATCACCGCTTACATCTTCTGTTTCTTTTGCCTTCTCTTGTGCTCTCTTCTTTTCCTCAACATGTTTCTTCAGGTACTCCTTGGTAGCATCATTTATATTAATCTGGTATCAGAAAATGGAACAGATGCATTATATAGAATTATCATTAAGAACCTACTGAAAATTAAAATTGCATTGACAGGATGAAGAAAGGTTAACTCAATGAGCATTTGTATAGTACTATGTTGCGGAAAACATCTAGGCTTAAGTATAGTACTAAAGCAA
This window of the Sorghum bicolor cultivar BTx623 chromosome 7, Sorghum_bicolor_NCBIv3, whole genome shotgun sequence genome carries:
- the LOC8075609 gene encoding RNA-binding protein 25 isoform X1, with amino-acid sequence MAAVAPPPDNLDPPPATPPAAAALTPPPAATSTPPNPATPGPATPSPNPNLPPAPVPAPASTPPAAVAPPMPPAPVSFAATFRPLGAPAPPPPHQVPQYGAVPPNPGYPMQPPGVPVVMRPPAMYGPPQPGAYMPQQGAAVPHPGMPRYPAPYPMVRPGFVPRPMPPPGVVPIQRPPIISGIRAISPLVTARPPAPAVTLPDKPPTAVYVGKIAPTVDNDFLLSLLRLCGPVKSWKRAQDPSNGKPKGFGFCEFESAEGILRATRLLNKLSIDGQELVININDATKEYLKKHVEEKKRAQEKAKETEDVSGDGTTAVAENESSKPVPDESDKETGDAGDKDNEESTKKFGIVTDEDSQADKDIAEKISNMIEEWLKTRPPPPPPPPPVQPSADSSGVDKAKNDSDDKNDADTDKRAVNETERSETASPDRRKDREHDKRDRDLERHDRERERERVRRDREKDHKHREADRLYRDRLKEWESREREKEYQRYSEKEKERDREHNRRREILKQEDDSDEEDNRKRKRRSSSSLEDRKRRRQREKEEDLADKIREEEEIAEARRRAVELQRQADEAAAAAVAAAEESATLMEVDGDDEKETDAQNKPAVVEADNILSFANVVGAGGLGKENNGEETSMAPGQIADTKQNNNAPAKKLGFGLIGLGKRTSVPSVFAEEDDENNVDKSIRPLVPIDYSNEELQAVQANSSSGANVAAAAEFAKRISVSNSKEEKADAEKDRNRRSSEGRPSDERREKLHDREKDKPKSENKKILDAKQLIDMIPRTKEELFAYDINWTIYDKHELHERMRPWISKKIIEFLGEEESTLVDYIVSCTKDHVHAEKMLDLLQSILDVEAEMFVLKMWRMLIFEIKKVESGLSGRAKS
- the LOC8075609 gene encoding RNA-binding protein 25 isoform X3, producing the protein MPRYPAPYPMVRPGFVPRPMPPPGVVPIQRPPIISGIRAISPLVTARPPAPAVTLPDKPPTAVYVGKIAPTVDNDFLLSLLRLCGPVKSWKRAQDPSNGKPKGFGFCEFESAEGILRATRLLNKLSIDGQELVININDATKEYLKKHVEEKKRAQEKAKETEDVSGDGTTAVAENESSKPVPDESDKETGDAGDKDNEESTKKFGIVTDEDSQADKDIAEKISNMIEEWLKTRPPPPPPPPPVQPSADSSGVDKAKNDSDDKNDADTDKRAVNETERSETASPDRRKDREHDKRDRDLERHDRERERERVRRDREKDHKHREADRLYRDRLKEWESREREKEYQRYSEKEKERDREHNRRREILKQEDDSDEEDNRKRKRRSSSSLEDRKRRRQREKEEDLADKIREEEEIAEARRRAVELQRQADEAAAAAVAAAEESATLMEVDGDDEKETDAQNKPAVVEADNILSFANVVGAGGLGKENNGEETSMAPGQIADTKQNNNAPAKKLGFGLIGLGKRTSVPSVFAEEDDENNVDKSIRPLVPIDYSNEELQAVQANSSSGANVAAAAEFAKRISVSNSKEEKADAEKDRNRRSSEGRPSDERREKLHDREKDKPKSENKKILDAKQLIDMIPRTKEELFAYDINWTIYDKHELHERMRPWISKKIIEFLGEEESTLVDYIVSCTKDHVHAEKMLDLLQSILDVEAEMFVLKMWRMLIFEIKKVESGLSGRAKS
- the LOC8075609 gene encoding RNA-binding protein 25 isoform X2, translating into MWLHRCRLSVSAGMPRYPAPYPMVRPGFVPRPMPPPGVVPIQRPPIISGIRAISPLVTARPPAPAVTLPDKPPTAVYVGKIAPTVDNDFLLSLLRLCGPVKSWKRAQDPSNGKPKGFGFCEFESAEGILRATRLLNKLSIDGQELVININDATKEYLKKHVEEKKRAQEKAKETEDVSGDGTTAVAENESSKPVPDESDKETGDAGDKDNEESTKKFGIVTDEDSQADKDIAEKISNMIEEWLKTRPPPPPPPPPVQPSADSSGVDKAKNDSDDKNDADTDKRAVNETERSETASPDRRKDREHDKRDRDLERHDRERERERVRRDREKDHKHREADRLYRDRLKEWESREREKEYQRYSEKEKERDREHNRRREILKQEDDSDEEDNRKRKRRSSSSLEDRKRRRQREKEEDLADKIREEEEIAEARRRAVELQRQADEAAAAAVAAAEESATLMEVDGDDEKETDAQNKPAVVEADNILSFANVVGAGGLGKENNGEETSMAPGQIADTKQNNNAPAKKLGFGLIGLGKRTSVPSVFAEEDDENNVDKSIRPLVPIDYSNEELQAVQANSSSGANVAAAAEFAKRISVSNSKEEKADAEKDRNRRSSEGRPSDERREKLHDREKDKPKSENKKILDAKQLIDMIPRTKEELFAYDINWTIYDKHELHERMRPWISKKIIEFLGEEESTLVDYIVSCTKDHVHAEKMLDLLQSILDVEAEMFVLKMWRMLIFEIKKVESGLSGRAKS